One window of the Ignavibacteriota bacterium genome contains the following:
- the plsX gene encoding phosphate acyltransferase PlsX codes for MGGDFAPEAAVRGALECVADPRCDFGVVLFGDEQRIQPFLPAGPLPEGITVVHTRETIGMGESATTALKSKRDSSIVRALEAHKAGEVHGFISAGNTGAVMAASTLILGRLPGVARPTIGTFLPSQKGWTLVIDAGANVDSKPHHLAQFGVMGAVLTELLRGVENPSVGLLNVGEEEGKGNEATIEAYKLLKNAPLRFAGNVEGRDILKGTVDVVVCDGFTGNIILKFAESIPGFLKAKFTELAQRGLVAKLSLGLLRSPMRAMMKEWDYQEHGGVPLLGVNGVSIIGHGSSSPRAIKHMILKAKEMIDRRVNERIAEAMATLPPAA; via the coding sequence ATGGGCGGCGACTTCGCGCCCGAAGCGGCCGTGCGCGGCGCGCTCGAATGCGTCGCCGATCCGCGCTGCGATTTCGGCGTCGTACTTTTTGGCGACGAGCAACGTATCCAGCCCTTCCTTCCCGCCGGTCCTCTTCCCGAAGGGATAACCGTTGTACACACACGGGAAACGATCGGAATGGGGGAGAGCGCCACTACAGCCCTGAAGAGCAAGCGCGATTCCTCGATCGTGCGTGCTCTTGAAGCGCACAAGGCCGGGGAAGTTCATGGTTTCATCAGCGCGGGGAATACCGGCGCTGTCATGGCCGCGTCCACTCTGATTCTCGGGCGGCTGCCCGGTGTTGCACGTCCGACCATTGGGACGTTCCTTCCTTCGCAGAAGGGCTGGACACTTGTCATCGACGCGGGCGCCAACGTCGATTCCAAACCGCATCATCTTGCACAATTCGGTGTCATGGGCGCCGTGTTGACGGAACTGCTGCGCGGAGTCGAGAACCCGAGCGTCGGGCTCCTCAACGTGGGCGAGGAGGAGGGCAAGGGCAACGAAGCGACTATCGAGGCCTACAAGCTGCTGAAGAATGCTCCGCTGCGTTTCGCCGGCAACGTCGAAGGACGAGACATTCTCAAAGGCACGGTGGACGTAGTCGTCTGCGACGGATTCACAGGCAACATCATTCTCAAGTTTGCCGAATCGATTCCCGGATTCCTGAAGGCGAAGTTCACAGAACTCGCCCAACGGGGACTCGTCGCGAAGCTCTCGCTGGGACTGCTGCGCAGCCCCATGCGCGCCATGATGAAGGAGTGGGATTATCAGGAACACGGTGGCGTGCCGCTGCTCGGAGTGAACGGTGTGAGCATCATCGGGCATGGCAGTTCGTCTCCCCGCGCCATCAAACACATGATTCTCAAAGCCAAAGAAATGATTGACCGGCGCGTGAACGAGCGCATCGCTGAGGCAATGGCGACGCTCCCTCCCGCTGCCTAA
- the rnc gene encoding ribonuclease III, with product MFRLLKILLAPRSTSRKTPVVPPSQQEEEGRVALTATVDFDSAEFTRRTGYHVRHEKYFIQAIVHRSYLQLCPPSITKSNERMEFLGDAILNLVVAEHLYNLFPDAEEGELSKLRARVVSRTALSECARRLEFEDFLLMSPSAHQSIRSGSDSILVDAVEAFVAAIYLDGGYKAAKTFIEDQLLSQFPSSRLTTDDNYKSRLLEFAQARGMGIPRYVTIDESGPDHSPIFTVEVQVNGVPVGIGAGGSKKAAEQKAAAKALEFLTVPEAPGAS from the coding sequence ATGTTCCGCCTGCTGAAGATCCTCCTCGCACCACGCAGCACCTCGCGAAAAACACCTGTTGTCCCGCCCTCGCAACAGGAGGAGGAAGGACGCGTTGCGCTGACCGCGACTGTCGATTTCGACAGCGCGGAATTTACACGCCGCACCGGGTACCATGTGCGGCACGAGAAGTATTTCATCCAGGCGATCGTCCACCGGTCGTATCTGCAGTTGTGCCCGCCGAGCATCACAAAGTCGAACGAGCGCATGGAATTTCTCGGCGATGCGATTCTGAATCTCGTGGTGGCCGAGCATCTCTACAACCTCTTTCCCGATGCGGAGGAAGGGGAACTGTCGAAACTCCGGGCGCGTGTTGTCAGCAGGACGGCGCTCTCGGAGTGCGCGCGTCGGCTCGAGTTCGAGGACTTCCTCCTCATGAGTCCGAGCGCGCATCAATCGATCCGCTCCGGAAGCGACTCGATTCTGGTGGATGCCGTTGAAGCGTTTGTCGCCGCCATTTATCTCGACGGCGGCTACAAGGCGGCAAAGACGTTCATCGAGGATCAGCTTCTCTCGCAGTTCCCAAGCTCGCGCCTCACAACCGACGACAACTACAAAAGCCGTCTGCTCGAATTCGCGCAGGCCCGCGGCATGGGCATTCCCCGCTACGTGACCATCGACGAGAGCGGGCCCGATCACAGCCCCATTTTTACCGTTGAAGTGCAGGTAAACGGCGTCCCTGTCGGCATAGGCGCCGGTGGCAGCAAGAAAGCGGCGGAACAAAAGGCCGCGGCCAAGGCCCTTGAATTTCTCACCGTCCCTGAAGCGCCAGGCGCTTCATAG
- the rpmF gene encoding 50S ribosomal protein L32, whose amino-acid sequence MPNPTHRHSKTRSRKRRTHYKAEAPSVSTCSNCGEAKLQHRVCPNCGYYNGRSIVSPKA is encoded by the coding sequence ATGCCGAATCCAACCCATCGCCACTCGAAGACGCGTTCGCGGAAACGCCGCACGCATTACAAGGCAGAGGCCCCCTCAGTGAGCACCTGCTCGAATTGCGGCGAGGCGAAACTCCAGCACCGCGTGTGTCCGAACTGCGGATACTACAACGGCCGTTCCATCGTTTCACCCAAGGCCTAA
- the hisS gene encoding histidine--tRNA ligase, with protein MANRGTLPRTVRGFRDVSPNLNELRWRIINAASAVYRSYGFEHWDTPVVEYAECLGKYLPDSDTIDQGVYSFRNPEREPILDTDGRELRDNDNNVLLENHFLSLRYDLTAPLARKYASDLWDDRHTAKDRKVGMPLFRRFQYGPVYRFEAKLDPGRFREFWQLDFDTVGVADITCDAEVCCILSDALEAIGLARGTYEVRVNNRKLHAGLFQKLGLEEQGIGGDIMRVLDKYDKIGRDGIAGELGPGRTDSSGARIPGLALPDSAIASLLDYVELSSVEGDRSTMLARLEPLLGQTPAGREGLDELILIHQTLAGLGYGDDRVRFDPSIARGLAYYTGPVFEAVSTLEVRDESGLLRRFGAISGGGRYDNLVEKLLHVPVPATGASIGVDRLAELLSLQGEGKGMRGPVLVTVMDRPRMAEYQALAQQLRAAGIETEVYYGGEKRLKGQFAYADARGCPVAIIAGGNEFEKGTVSIKDLYLGKEYAKNAENRETWLAANPAQVEVTVTDMVETVKGMLARS; from the coding sequence ATGGCGAATCGAGGCACTCTTCCACGCACGGTGCGTGGTTTCCGCGACGTGAGCCCGAATCTGAACGAACTGCGGTGGAGGATCATCAACGCCGCATCGGCCGTGTACCGCAGCTACGGCTTCGAGCACTGGGACACGCCCGTGGTGGAGTACGCCGAATGTCTCGGCAAGTATCTGCCCGATTCCGACACGATAGACCAGGGCGTCTATTCATTCAGGAATCCGGAGCGCGAACCCATCCTCGACACCGACGGGCGGGAACTGCGCGACAACGACAACAACGTGCTGTTGGAGAATCACTTCCTGTCGCTGCGCTACGACCTCACCGCGCCGCTCGCGCGAAAATACGCAAGCGACCTGTGGGACGACCGTCACACGGCGAAGGACCGCAAAGTCGGCATGCCGCTGTTCCGCCGTTTCCAGTACGGACCCGTGTACCGCTTCGAGGCGAAACTCGACCCGGGACGGTTCCGCGAATTCTGGCAGCTCGATTTCGACACGGTCGGTGTTGCCGACATCACGTGTGATGCCGAGGTGTGCTGCATCCTGAGCGACGCGCTCGAGGCAATCGGTCTCGCACGCGGCACCTATGAAGTGCGTGTCAACAACCGCAAGTTACACGCGGGTCTTTTCCAAAAACTGGGTCTGGAAGAGCAGGGCATTGGCGGCGACATCATGCGCGTGCTCGACAAGTACGACAAGATCGGTCGCGACGGCATCGCCGGCGAACTCGGACCCGGCCGCACGGATTCATCGGGCGCCCGCATTCCCGGACTTGCGCTCCCCGATTCCGCGATAGCATCACTGCTCGACTACGTGGAACTCTCGTCGGTCGAAGGCGACAGATCCACCATGCTCGCGCGGCTCGAGCCGCTGCTCGGCCAGACTCCAGCGGGCAGGGAAGGCCTCGATGAACTGATCCTGATTCACCAGACGCTCGCGGGACTTGGCTACGGCGACGACCGTGTGCGTTTTGATCCGTCCATCGCGCGCGGGCTCGCCTATTACACCGGGCCGGTATTCGAAGCGGTGTCGACGCTCGAAGTGCGCGACGAATCGGGATTGCTCAGGCGCTTTGGCGCGATCAGCGGCGGAGGCCGCTACGACAATCTCGTCGAAAAACTTCTGCATGTGCCCGTGCCGGCCACGGGCGCATCGATCGGCGTCGACCGACTCGCGGAGTTGTTATCGCTGCAGGGCGAGGGCAAAGGCATGCGCGGCCCGGTGCTGGTGACGGTGATGGACAGGCCGCGTATGGCCGAGTATCAGGCGCTTGCGCAACAGCTTCGCGCGGCGGGCATCGAGACGGAAGTGTATTACGGCGGTGAGAAGCGCCTGAAGGGCCAGTTCGCCTATGCAGATGCGCGCGGCTGTCCCGTAGCCATCATTGCCGGCGGGAATGAATTCGAGAAGGGGACCGTATCGATAAAGGATCTCTACCTCGGAAAAGAATACGCAAAGAACGCCGAGAACCGGGAAACCTGGCTCGCGGCGAATCCGGCGCAGGTGGAAGTGACCGTGACCGACATGGTCGAAACAGTCAAGGGGATGCTCGCACGATCATGA
- a CDS encoding aromatic amino acid lyase → MIVAHDRRYTLDDVLAVVRGEKVELAAETAAMLETRRAQVVRYVREHRAPSYGFNRGFGHNVDQRVDGEERIKLLQENLIRSHAAGMGPLVPRDIVRAVLFVRALSLTRGASAVRPLIVETLLEMLNRGVTPCIPWYGSVGASGDLAPLSHVALVMIATDTRDGEAWYGDDETPIPACEAMRRAGIEPVQLEMKEGLALNNGTTFSTGAGIFAYDRMCTLIKTASIATAMSTQVMLGSDRPFRDDLLALRPHEGARTIARWVRQLMDGSPIRETHRGFDIDGEVQDPYNLRCAPQILGTCHDLLEEARATFEIELNSATDNPLILPQHDPLTGAESWTDIVSGGNFHAMPVAVKLYNLMQAAAIMAKLSNTRCARYVDGKKNKGLNEDVKWRDEWRDDDALLDAVSSGMMIPEYASAALANHIWGAAMPSHLFSIATDAGQEDHVSMAAGLAARLWDTLPRLADILAIELAFAAQAAESRRQAEAVPTKISLFLDEEDDHEEPLPDSDAAERSIRAEERAELRALKEVLEQRATEVMNRRLAVSRDEDAEQRAAGPRVVRVELAARHRIDPDARVLSPVCERVRARILEVFPAVTEDRYMSRELRELSRLVLEGGVAGVAADALV, encoded by the coding sequence ATGATCGTCGCTCACGACAGAAGGTACACGCTCGACGACGTACTCGCGGTTGTACGCGGCGAGAAGGTGGAGCTTGCGGCGGAGACTGCCGCGATGCTCGAGACACGCCGCGCCCAGGTGGTACGGTACGTACGCGAACACCGCGCCCCGTCGTATGGATTCAACCGCGGCTTCGGTCACAATGTGGATCAACGCGTCGACGGCGAAGAACGAATCAAATTGCTGCAGGAGAACCTGATCCGTTCACATGCGGCGGGCATGGGGCCGCTCGTACCGCGGGACATCGTCCGCGCTGTGCTTTTTGTGCGCGCACTGTCGTTGACACGCGGCGCCAGCGCCGTGCGGCCGTTGATCGTCGAAACACTTCTCGAAATGCTCAACCGCGGGGTGACACCGTGTATCCCCTGGTACGGCTCGGTGGGTGCCAGCGGCGATCTTGCTCCGTTATCCCACGTCGCCCTCGTGATGATAGCAACAGATACACGCGACGGCGAGGCGTGGTACGGAGACGACGAAACGCCGATCCCCGCGTGTGAAGCCATGCGTCGCGCCGGCATCGAACCCGTGCAGCTTGAGATGAAGGAAGGCCTCGCGCTGAACAACGGAACGACGTTCAGCACCGGCGCGGGGATATTCGCCTACGACCGCATGTGCACGCTGATCAAAACCGCCTCGATCGCGACAGCGATGAGCACGCAGGTCATGCTCGGATCCGACCGGCCGTTCCGCGACGATCTGCTCGCGCTCCGCCCGCACGAGGGCGCGCGCACCATCGCCCGCTGGGTGCGGCAGTTGATGGACGGCTCGCCGATCCGCGAGACACACCGCGGCTTCGACATCGACGGCGAGGTGCAGGATCCGTACAATCTTCGATGCGCCCCACAGATACTCGGCACATGCCACGACCTGCTCGAGGAGGCACGCGCAACATTCGAAATCGAACTGAACAGCGCCACCGACAATCCGCTCATCCTTCCGCAACACGATCCTTTGACCGGAGCGGAGTCGTGGACCGACATCGTTTCGGGAGGCAATTTTCACGCGATGCCCGTCGCCGTGAAGCTGTACAATCTGATGCAGGCGGCCGCCATCATGGCCAAACTCTCGAACACCCGCTGCGCGCGGTATGTGGACGGGAAAAAGAACAAGGGCCTGAACGAGGACGTCAAGTGGCGCGACGAATGGCGTGACGACGATGCGCTGCTCGACGCCGTATCGTCGGGTATGATGATTCCCGAATACGCATCCGCGGCCCTGGCGAACCATATCTGGGGCGCGGCCATGCCGTCGCATCTGTTCTCGATCGCGACGGACGCGGGTCAGGAAGATCATGTGAGCATGGCGGCCGGACTCGCGGCCCGGCTGTGGGACACACTTCCACGCCTTGCAGACATTCTTGCAATCGAGCTCGCCTTTGCCGCCCAGGCCGCAGAGTCGCGACGACAGGCCGAGGCCGTTCCGACAAAGATATCCCTGTTCCTCGACGAGGAGGATGATCACGAGGAGCCGCTGCCTGATTCTGATGCCGCCGAGCGTTCTATCCGCGCCGAAGAGCGAGCAGAGCTGCGCGCTCTCAAGGAGGTGCTGGAACAACGCGCCACCGAGGTCATGAACAGGCGGCTTGCCGTATCCCGTGATGAGGACGCGGAGCAGCGAGCTGCGGGGCCGCGCGTCGTCCGTGTGGAACTCGCCGCGCGCCACCGCATCGATCCCGACGCGCGTGTCCTGAGTCCAGTGTGCGAACGTGTACGCGCGCGTATACTCGAGGTCTTCCCGGCCGTGACCGAGGACCGGTACATGTCGCGCGAGCTGCGAGAGCTGTCACGCCTTGTGCTCGAGGGGGGCGTGGCCGGCGTCGCCGCCGACGCGCTCGTTTGA
- the fabF gene encoding beta-ketoacyl-ACP synthase II produces MKKRRVVITGMGTINPLGNTVEEYWNNLLAGASGVGPITRFDTSAYRTNIAAEVKNFDPTTFFDRKMAQRMDPFTHYAVASAVQAVASAGLDTGGVDKDRAGVVVGSGIGGMWTNFQQQKLFHESGPRQISPFFVPMLITDIAAGYISIMFGYKGPNYGTVSACATASHAIGDAYMLIERDMADVMVTGGAEAAITPMGLGGFGAMRALSTRNDDPATASRPFDKDRDGFVMGEGSGIVILEELEHALARGANIICELCGIGFTGDAYHITEPAPGGEGAVRSMKLAIKDAGMQPEEIDLVNAHGTSTPYNDRNETAAIKSVFGSHASKLKVNSTKSMIGHLLGAAGGVEVIATALMVQQNKVHATLNQITPDPDCDLDYVPGAAIDHVVNAAVTNTFGFGGHNTSIVLKKYNGA; encoded by the coding sequence ATGAAGAAGCGCCGCGTCGTTATTACGGGCATGGGAACCATCAATCCCCTGGGCAACACCGTTGAGGAGTATTGGAACAATCTCCTCGCCGGCGCCAGTGGAGTCGGGCCCATCACTCGATTCGACACGTCCGCCTACCGCACCAACATCGCCGCCGAAGTGAAGAACTTCGATCCGACGACGTTTTTCGACCGCAAGATGGCGCAGCGGATGGATCCGTTCACACATTACGCAGTAGCGTCCGCCGTTCAGGCGGTTGCGTCCGCCGGTCTTGACACAGGAGGCGTCGACAAGGATCGCGCCGGCGTCGTGGTCGGGTCCGGTATCGGAGGAATGTGGACTAATTTCCAGCAGCAGAAGCTCTTTCACGAGAGTGGTCCGCGCCAGATCAGCCCGTTTTTCGTCCCGATGCTGATCACCGACATCGCGGCCGGATACATTTCGATCATGTTCGGATATAAAGGTCCGAATTACGGCACGGTCTCGGCCTGTGCCACCGCCTCGCACGCGATTGGTGATGCGTACATGCTCATCGAGCGCGACATGGCCGACGTCATGGTCACGGGCGGCGCCGAAGCGGCGATCACCCCGATGGGCCTCGGCGGGTTCGGCGCAATGCGGGCTCTGTCGACACGCAACGACGATCCTGCGACCGCGAGCCGTCCCTTCGACAAGGACCGTGACGGTTTTGTCATGGGCGAGGGCTCGGGCATCGTGATCCTCGAGGAACTCGAACACGCGCTCGCGCGCGGCGCCAACATCATCTGCGAGTTGTGCGGCATCGGTTTCACCGGCGACGCATACCACATCACGGAACCGGCTCCGGGCGGCGAAGGCGCCGTGCGTTCGATGAAGCTGGCAATAAAGGACGCCGGCATGCAGCCCGAGGAAATCGATCTCGTGAACGCGCATGGCACGTCGACACCGTATAACGACAGGAACGAGACGGCCGCCATCAAGTCGGTCTTCGGCAGCCACGCGTCGAAGTTGAAGGTCAACTCCACCAAATCTATGATCGGTCACCTGCTTGGCGCCGCCGGCGGTGTCGAGGTTATCGCCACAGCGCTCATGGTGCAGCAGAACAAAGTGCATGCGACGCTCAATCAGATCACACCCGATCCGGACTGCGATCTCGATTACGTGCCCGGCGCCGCCATCGACCATGTGGTGAACGCGGCCGTCACAAACACCTTCGGCTTCGGCGGACACAACACGTCGATAGTCCTCAAGAAGTACAACGGCGCATGA
- a CDS encoding lipocalin family protein codes for MARNIVGMILVLACLAGCGGNYAPLDTVQSVDLQRYTGLWNEIASKPVSQQEGCRCTTAEYSIREDGDIRVVNTCRKGGEISQAEGKAFIVPNTNNTKLRVQFFWPFRGDYWILDLADDYSYAVVGLPSRKYFWILSRTPRMHPDTLRMLTDRLAARGFDTATMQVTTHDCDGLKSN; via the coding sequence ATGGCGCGAAATATCGTGGGGATGATACTGGTGCTGGCCTGCTTGGCGGGATGCGGCGGCAATTACGCTCCGCTCGACACTGTCCAATCCGTCGACCTGCAACGGTACACCGGGTTGTGGAACGAGATCGCCTCGAAGCCGGTGAGTCAGCAGGAAGGATGCCGCTGCACGACGGCCGAGTACTCGATCCGCGAGGACGGCGACATCCGCGTCGTGAACACCTGCCGGAAGGGTGGGGAAATCAGCCAGGCGGAAGGCAAGGCCTTCATCGTCCCGAACACGAACAACACAAAACTGCGAGTGCAGTTTTTCTGGCCTTTCCGCGGAGACTACTGGATACTCGATCTCGCGGACGATTATTCCTACGCGGTTGTGGGCCTTCCGAGCCGCAAGTACTTCTGGATATTGTCGCGGACACCCCGGATGCATCCCGACACCTTGCGCATGCTCACCGACCGGCTCGCCGCGCGCGGCTTCGACACGGCCACCATGCAAGTTACCACCCACGATTGCGACGGTTTGAAATCCAATTAG
- a CDS encoding ketoacyl-ACP synthase III, translating to MKTVNITAIGHYAPDTVYDNAHFVSYLDTTDEWILSRTGIRERRALLDGATSDLGAEAARRALAMRGIGPEEVDLIVVATVTPDMFFPSTAALIQNKIGAKNAWGFDLSGACSGFLYALATGSQFIQAGTYKKVLVIGADKMTAIADRNDRNTVILFGDGGAAVLLEPGDEPGYGIVDWVNYMDGSGEDALHMKGGGSRNPATHETVDKGWHYIYQDGKAVFKVAVVGMADVSVEIMKRNNLSSEDVAWLVPHQANMRIIQATAERMGIGMDKVMVNIDRYGNTTAATIPSCLAEYYGNGSLKRGDRLVLAAFGAGYTWGGAYVRWSI from the coding sequence ATGAAGACCGTCAACATCACCGCCATCGGCCATTACGCGCCCGATACTGTTTACGACAACGCGCATTTTGTGTCGTATCTCGATACCACCGACGAGTGGATACTGTCGCGCACAGGCATCCGCGAACGGCGCGCCCTTCTCGACGGCGCTACATCAGATCTCGGCGCCGAGGCCGCCCGTCGCGCCCTCGCAATGCGCGGGATCGGTCCGGAAGAAGTGGACCTGATCGTCGTCGCGACCGTCACACCCGACATGTTCTTCCCCAGCACGGCCGCTCTGATCCAGAACAAAATCGGAGCAAAAAACGCGTGGGGTTTCGACCTCAGCGGCGCCTGCTCGGGATTCCTCTATGCCCTCGCAACGGGATCGCAGTTTATTCAGGCGGGCACGTACAAAAAGGTGCTGGTGATCGGCGCGGATAAAATGACCGCCATCGCCGATAGAAACGATCGCAATACCGTTATCCTGTTTGGAGACGGCGGTGCGGCAGTGCTGCTCGAGCCGGGCGACGAACCGGGCTATGGCATCGTTGACTGGGTGAATTATATGGACGGGAGCGGCGAGGACGCGCTGCACATGAAGGGCGGCGGAAGCCGCAATCCCGCGACGCACGAAACGGTGGACAAGGGCTGGCATTACATCTACCAGGACGGAAAGGCCGTTTTCAAAGTCGCAGTCGTGGGCATGGCCGACGTCTCGGTCGAAATCATGAAACGGAACAACCTCTCCAGCGAAGACGTCGCGTGGCTGGTGCCGCATCAGGCGAACATGCGCATCATTCAGGCCACTGCCGAGCGCATGGGCATCGGTATGGACAAGGTGATGGTGAATATCGACCGATACGGAAACACCACCGCAGCAACGATCCCAAGCTGTCTGGCCGAATACTACGGCAACGGTTCACTCAAGCGTGGTGACCGCCTCGTTCTCGCTGCCTTCGGCGCGGGGTACACCTGGGGCGGCGCATACGTCCGCTGGTCGATCTAA
- a CDS encoding acyl carrier protein, translating into MSEELVQKVKQIIVSKLGVEESQITESASFTNDLGADSLDTVELVMELEKAFNLTIADEDAEKITTVGDAVKYITTHVS; encoded by the coding sequence ATGTCCGAAGAGCTCGTCCAAAAAGTCAAACAGATCATCGTCAGCAAACTCGGCGTCGAAGAGAGCCAGATCACAGAGAGCGCGTCGTTCACGAACGACCTCGGCGCGGACTCCCTCGACACAGTGGAACTGGTGATGGAACTCGAGAAGGCATTCAATCTCACCATCGCGGATGAGGATGCCGAAAAGATCACCACCGTCGGCGACGCCGTCAAATACATCACCACCCACGTGTCCTGA
- the fabD gene encoding ACP S-malonyltransferase: protein MKTAFLFPGQASQFVGMAKDLVEAYPAARELFNIANDIMGDDLSRICFEGPEDVLKQTKYTQPAIFTHSVVVTRLLGAKADAAAGHSLGEYSALVAAGALTFEDGLRLVKRRGELMQEAGVRSPGAMAAVIGAEPELVEQCCTEAAAAGIVQTANFNSPGQIVISGSVEGVDKAIELLKARGVRLAKKLPVSGAFHSPLMQFAQDEIGETLAATPVSDPTFPVYTNVTGEAVHDAATVREMLFRQITSPVLWEASMRNMLRDGVTHFREVGPGNVLQGLLKRIEPDAECLCIGTAADLH, encoded by the coding sequence ATGAAGACCGCGTTTCTATTCCCCGGACAGGCGTCACAATTTGTGGGCATGGCGAAGGATCTTGTCGAAGCGTATCCCGCAGCCCGCGAGCTCTTTAACATCGCAAACGACATCATGGGCGACGATCTCTCGCGGATTTGCTTCGAGGGTCCGGAAGACGTGCTCAAGCAGACCAAGTACACGCAGCCGGCGATTTTCACACATAGCGTCGTGGTGACGCGTCTGCTCGGCGCGAAGGCCGACGCCGCGGCCGGTCATTCACTCGGCGAATATTCGGCGCTTGTCGCCGCCGGTGCTCTTACCTTCGAGGACGGGCTCCGTCTCGTGAAGAGGCGTGGTGAACTCATGCAGGAAGCCGGTGTGCGGTCGCCCGGCGCGATGGCTGCAGTCATCGGCGCGGAACCCGAACTTGTGGAACAGTGTTGCACGGAAGCCGCGGCCGCGGGTATTGTTCAGACTGCCAACTTCAATTCGCCAGGCCAGATCGTCATTTCGGGCAGTGTCGAAGGAGTCGACAAGGCGATCGAGCTTCTCAAGGCGCGGGGTGTCCGGCTGGCAAAGAAGCTCCCGGTCAGCGGAGCGTTCCATTCCCCGCTGATGCAGTTTGCACAGGACGAAATCGGGGAAACGCTCGCGGCCACGCCCGTCAGTGATCCCACTTTCCCGGTGTATACCAACGTTACGGGCGAAGCGGTACACGATGCGGCCACTGTGCGCGAAATGCTCTTCCGACAGATCACGAGTCCGGTGCTGTGGGAGGCAAGCATGCGTAACATGCTGCGCGACGGCGTGACCCATTTCCGTGAAGTGGGTCCGGGCAACGTTCTTCAGGGGCTGTTGAAGCGCATTGAACCCGACGCCGAGTGCCTGTGCATCGGCACAGCCGCCGATCTGCATTAA
- a CDS encoding DUF177 domain-containing protein, producing MKQTDYHIPIRISGLADGEHTFDITARPDEIGLPAEYNEEVVVHAVMDKTHAQLILRVALSSGATFPCDRCLEPVRIPFAGEFSLFYARELSSARELDEEDVRIIDPNQPVIDISADVRDFALLAIPMRRIHEEDADGNPSCPVTIPEEHLDSGADKIDPRWEALQKLRNETT from the coding sequence GTGAAACAGACAGATTACCATATTCCCATCCGTATCTCGGGTCTGGCCGATGGCGAACATACGTTCGACATTACGGCTCGTCCTGACGAGATTGGTCTGCCCGCCGAGTACAACGAGGAAGTCGTCGTACATGCGGTGATGGACAAAACACATGCGCAGCTCATACTGCGCGTCGCACTCTCTTCAGGCGCAACGTTCCCGTGCGACCGTTGTCTCGAGCCGGTCCGGATTCCCTTTGCCGGTGAATTTTCTCTTTTCTACGCACGCGAATTATCGTCCGCCCGCGAATTGGACGAAGAAGACGTGCGCATTATCGATCCAAACCAGCCCGTAATCGACATATCGGCCGATGTGCGAGACTTCGCACTGCTCGCGATACCGATGCGCCGCATTCACGAAGAGGATGCGGACGGGAATCCGAGCTGCCCTGTCACGATACCGGAGGAGCATCTGGATTCGGGGGCAGACAAGATCGATCCCCGCTGGGAAGCCCTGCAAAAACTTCGAAACGAAACGACATAA
- the fabG gene encoding 3-oxoacyl-[acyl-carrier-protein] reductase encodes MLPFENKIALITGGARGIGREIAREFAVQGANIVIFDRAFPPDFETFLAEVQAMGRTAEGRAVDITDAAAVDAAVDAVAASLGRIDVLINNAGITRDKLLMRMTDDDWDAVLTVNLKGAFLMTRAASRIMMRQRFGRIVNISSVVGVMGNAGQSNYSASKAGLIGFTKSIAKELAGRNITVNAIAPGYIETEMTAVLSEEQRAAFMTVIPLKRGGTPADVAGAAAFLASEKSAYITGQVLCVDGGMVM; translated from the coding sequence ATGCTTCCGTTCGAAAATAAAATCGCACTGATCACCGGCGGCGCGCGTGGCATCGGCCGCGAAATAGCGAGGGAATTTGCCGTTCAAGGCGCAAACATCGTGATCTTCGACCGCGCCTTCCCGCCGGATTTCGAGACGTTTCTCGCCGAAGTGCAGGCCATGGGCCGCACGGCGGAGGGCCGCGCGGTGGATATCACCGACGCCGCTGCTGTTGACGCCGCGGTCGATGCAGTCGCGGCATCACTTGGCCGCATCGACGTGCTCATCAACAATGCGGGCATTACGCGCGACAAGCTGCTCATGCGCATGACCGACGACGACTGGGACGCCGTGCTCACCGTGAACCTGAAGGGCGCATTTCTCATGACACGCGCGGCCTCGCGTATCATGATGCGCCAGCGTTTCGGCCGCATTGTGAACATCAGTTCCGTCGTCGGCGTGATGGGCAATGCCGGGCAGTCGAATTATTCCGCATCGAAGGCGGGCCTGATCGGGTTCACGAAATCGATCGCGAAGGAACTCGCAGGCCGCAACATCACCGTCAACGCCATCGCCCCCGGATACATCGAAACCGAGATGACCGCGGTGCTCAGCGAGGAGCAGCGCGCAGCGTTTATGACTGTTATCCCGCTCAAACGAGGCGGGACACCCGCCGATGTCGCGGGAGCCGCCGCATTCCTCGCTTCCGAAAAATCTGCGTATATTACTGGACAGGTCCTTTGCGTCGATGGCGGCATGGTGATGTAA